A DNA window from Parabacteroides johnsonii DSM 18315 contains the following coding sequences:
- a CDS encoding ParA family protein produces the protein MGKIIALANQKGGVGKTTTTINLAASLAALEKKVLVVDADPQANASSGLGVDIRSVEQSIYECVVNGDDPKGAITNTEVEGLDIIPSHIDLVGAEIEMLNMENREQILKQVLVPLKDRYDYILIDCSPSLGLITVNALTAADSVMIPVQCEYFALEGISKLLNTIKIIKSKLNPALEIEGFLLTMYDSRLRLANQIYEEVKRPFRDLVFTTVIQRNVKLSEASSYGKPVLLYDAESKGALNHMQLAQELIDKNK, from the coding sequence ATGGGAAAGATTATCGCTTTAGCAAATCAGAAAGGTGGGGTAGGTAAGACTACCACTACGATAAATCTGGCTGCATCGCTGGCTGCACTTGAGAAAAAGGTGCTGGTGGTCGATGCGGATCCGCAGGCAAATGCTTCGTCGGGATTGGGTGTGGATATCCGCAGTGTGGAGCAGTCGATCTACGAATGTGTGGTGAATGGCGACGATCCGAAAGGGGCTATTACCAATACGGAAGTGGAAGGGCTGGATATTATCCCCTCGCATATCGACCTGGTAGGTGCGGAGATTGAAATGCTGAACATGGAGAACCGGGAGCAGATATTGAAACAAGTGCTGGTTCCGCTGAAAGATCGGTACGATTATATCCTGATCGACTGTTCTCCCTCTTTGGGGCTGATCACGGTCAATGCCTTGACAGCAGCCGATTCGGTGATGATACCCGTGCAATGTGAGTATTTTGCGTTGGAAGGTATTAGTAAACTGTTGAATACGATAAAGATTATCAAGTCGAAGCTGAATCCTGCTTTGGAAATCGAAGGCTTTCTGCTGACCATGTACGATTCGCGTCTTCGTCTGGCCAACCAGATATACGAAGAAGTGAAACGTCCGTTCCGGGACTTGGTTTTCACGACCGTTATTCAGCGTAATGTCAAATTAAGCGAGGCTTCCAGCTACGGCAAACCCGTACTGCTTTACGATGCCGAATCGAAGGGAGCTTTGAATCACATGCAGCTTGCACAGGAGCTGATAGATAAAAACAAATAG
- a CDS encoding ParB/RepB/Spo0J family partition protein: MVMKRSALGRGLDALITMDDLKTGGSSSISEIELSKIQPNPDQPRSVFEEETLEELATSIRSLGVIQPITLKETGTDKYMIISGERRYRASLMAGLERIPAYIKTAADENVVEMALIENIQREDLNSIEIALAYQKLIDSYGLTQEKLSERVGKKRATIANYLRLLKLPAEIQVGLKDKKIDMGHARALLPVEDPEVQLALYEQILVDGLSVRNVEEIVRGGVDAAALEQAKKEKPAQRKPKLPEEFNLLKDHLSSFFNTKIQLVCNEKGKGKITIPFASEDELERLIGLLDKLK, from the coding sequence ATGGTAATGAAAAGATCGGCTCTTGGCCGTGGATTGGATGCTTTGATAACGATGGACGACCTGAAAACGGGCGGTTCGTCGTCTATTAGTGAAATAGAGCTGAGTAAGATCCAGCCCAATCCGGATCAACCCCGTTCTGTTTTTGAGGAAGAGACGCTTGAGGAACTGGCAACTTCCATCCGTTCATTGGGTGTCATTCAGCCGATTACGCTGAAAGAGACGGGAACGGACAAATATATGATTATCTCCGGTGAACGCCGGTATCGTGCCTCCTTGATGGCAGGCTTGGAACGGATTCCCGCCTATATCAAAACCGCAGCAGACGAGAATGTCGTCGAAATGGCTCTGATCGAGAATATCCAGCGTGAAGACCTGAACTCGATAGAAATTGCTTTGGCTTATCAGAAGCTGATCGACAGTTACGGCCTGACGCAGGAAAAGCTGAGCGAACGCGTCGGCAAGAAGCGGGCGACGATTGCCAATTATCTCCGCCTCTTGAAGCTCCCTGCCGAGATACAGGTAGGGCTGAAAGACAAGAAGATCGACATGGGGCATGCACGTGCACTGCTTCCTGTCGAGGACCCGGAAGTGCAGTTGGCTCTTTACGAGCAGATATTGGTGGATGGACTGTCTGTCCGTAATGTCGAAGAAATAGTACGTGGTGGAGTGGATGCGGCAGCTCTCGAACAGGCTAAGAAGGAAAAGCCTGCCCAGAGGAAACCGAAACTTCCTGAGGAATTCAACTTACTGAAGGATCATCTGTCCAGTTTCTTTAATACGAAGATCCAACTGGTATGCAACGAAAAAGGAAAAGGTAAAATAACGATCCCCTTTGCATCTGAGGATGAATTGGAAAGACTGATCGGCTTGTTGGATAAGTTGAAATGA
- a CDS encoding DUF5683 domain-containing protein, which yields MRNGKAILWIIVLLCCSVWSGHAQGTIVAKQDTVISSDSTVTAVVPGETAKADSTVKAVLSAADSLPQPKVKLKEFKPDPNKALLYALVPGLGQIYNRKYWKLPLVYGAFMGCMYAITWNNKNYKDYSTAYFDIMADYQKVLAAEKEGKEYNGPWQDSWTIFVRNGEESSYVSNTQFQDNLKRRKDYFRRYRDLSIIITVGVYAISIIDAYVDAQLFDFDISPDLSMHWSPEVTPKTRYTPGSYGLNCSFKF from the coding sequence ATGAGAAACGGGAAAGCGATTTTATGGATAATAGTCCTGCTGTGCTGTTCGGTATGGTCCGGCCACGCGCAAGGGACGATAGTGGCCAAGCAGGATACGGTGATATCTTCCGATTCGACCGTTACGGCTGTGGTTCCCGGAGAAACAGCTAAGGCCGATTCGACGGTGAAGGCTGTGCTTTCGGCAGCCGACTCGCTTCCCCAGCCGAAGGTGAAGTTGAAGGAATTCAAACCTGATCCGAACAAAGCGCTGCTTTATGCCTTGGTGCCGGGTCTGGGACAGATATATAACAGGAAGTATTGGAAGCTTCCGTTGGTATATGGAGCCTTTATGGGTTGTATGTATGCCATCACCTGGAACAATAAGAATTATAAGGACTATTCGACTGCCTATTTCGATATCATGGCGGATTACCAAAAGGTATTGGCGGCAGAGAAGGAGGGAAAAGAATATAATGGCCCCTGGCAGGATAGCTGGACGATCTTTGTCAGGAATGGGGAAGAGAGTTCATATGTCTCGAACACCCAGTTCCAGGACAACCTGAAGCGTCGGAAAGATTACTTCCGCCGTTACAGGGATTTGAGTATTATCATTACAGTCGGGGTGTATGCGATCAGTATTATCGATGCGTATGTGGATGCCCAACTGTTCGACTTTGACATTTCTCCGGACCTGAGTATGCACTGGTCGCCGGAGGTAACTCCGAAGACCCGCTATACGCCGGGCTCGTATGGATTGAATTGCAGTTTTAAGTTCTAA